ATTTCGGCCAGAATGCGCTGGACGCCGTGCCCAAGCCGCGCGCGCTGGCCATGGACAGCAAGCTGAATCTGTTCATCGTCAACGGCACGCGCACGCTTTATATCTGGAATCAATTCTTGAATCGCCTGCCGATCGATTCGGTGGCGGACTCGGGCATCTATTTCGACCGGGTGAAAAATGAAACCGTTCAGCTGACTCTCGAAGAATGGTCGCAGCGCGTCGCCGCAGGAGGATCCTCATTATTGCTGCGCCGCTACCTCTTTCACAACGATCCGGAGCGCATCGCCTCTGCACGCAGGATCTATCCGGCGTACCAGGATGAGGACGCGGCGGCGCAGTTTAACGGCGTCGCCGCGGGCAAATACGGCGAAGAGACGGTCTACCTGACGGAATCCCACACCGACCGGATTCTGCAACTGGTGCTGATGCCGAATCTGGCGTTCAAAGGAAAAGACCGGAGTGTGCTGTTCGGCTACAAGGCCGTGATGCAAAAGATCGTGGCGGTTTACGGTTCCGGATCAGGCACGGTGGATGATCCCTGGGCCGTCACCACCGACAGCGATGAAAACCTCTATTTTACCCAATTGGGCGGCAATTTCCGCGTACAGAAATTGAGCGCCGCCACTTTTACGCCACGCTATGTCCTCTACCAGCATGCGATCATGGATCTCGAGCGGTTCGTCGCGCCCTATGATCTGGCGTTGGACGGAGCGAACCATATTTTTGTCCTTGACGGCGGCACCGGCATGGTGACCAAGTTCGCCAACTCGGGGGGAAAAGCCGGACAGATGCTCAGTCTGGGTAAAAAGGGGCTGGCCTTGACTCATTTTGAAGAGGGAAGAGGGCTGCTGGTCAGCGACCAAGTCGTCTATGTGGTCGAACGCGGCACCCAGTGCATCCGCCGGTTTCAATATTCCATTTCGGAATCCGACCTTCCCTATGATGACAAAAAACCTTGATGGACAAGACGGGAAAGGAGGTCCGGAGATCACTTATTCAAAGTACACGCATAGAATAGAGTAAAGGGACGGTTGGGCAACCGTTCGCTTGTCGAATAACCTAATTCAAGGAGGAGTGGAGTCATGAAAAAAATTTTCAAGGTGGCGGGAGCGCTGTGCCTGTTGTTTATTTTTGCCGCCGGCTCGTACGCACAGACAGGCAAAATCGTCGGTCGCGTGATCGACGCTACCATGAAGCAGGAGATGATCGGGGCTAACGTGCAGGTAACCGGTACCACGCTGGGTGCGGTGACGGATGTGCGCGGGAATTACACGATCACAGGTGTGCCAGCCGGCAGTCATCAGTTAAAAGTTACCTTTATCGGTTATCAGACGGCTGAAGGTTCAGCCGCGGTCACTTCGGGAAAAACGACGGTTGTAGATTTTGCATTGACGCCGACGATGATCATCACCAAGGGCATCAGCGTCTTCGCCGACCGCGCCAAGGAGCGCGAGACCCCGGTGGCGTTCACCAACATTCAAAAGCAGGAGATGGTGCAAAGATTGGGCTCCCGCGACATCCCGCTGGTGCTCACCACAGCGCCGAGTGTGTACGCCACCTCTTCGGGCGGCGGCGCGGGAGATGCCCGCATGAATATCCGCGGTTTTGATCAGCGCAACGTGGCTATCATGATCAACGGTGTGCCGATCAATGACATGGAGAACGGCTGGGTGTACTGGTCCAATTGGGACGGCGTTTCCGACGCTACCTCCTCGATCCAGCTGCAGCGCGGCCTCAGTGCCGTCAATCTGGCCACCCCCTCCATCGGCGGCACCATGAACATCATCACTGATCCCACCGCACAATCCGCCGGCATCATGGCGCGACAGGAGATCGGCAGCGGCGGTTTTCTCAAAACCAAAGTCAGCGCCGCCAGCGGTTTGCTCAATGGCAAGTTCTCCGTCAATGGGACGGTGGTGCGTAAAACCGGCGACGGCATTGTCGACGCGACTTATACCGACGCCTGGGCGTATTATTTGGGGGCGGCGTACAACGTCAACGCCAATAACCGTCTCGAGCTGTATGCCATGGGCGCTCCGCAGATGCACGGCCAGAATACCAACAAACAGAACATCGGCGTTTTCAGTAAAAATTTCGCCCTGGACCTCGAGGGGTACGATCCCGCTGCGGCCGACAAATATGTCGAGTCCTCCTCAGGCGTCAAATACAATCAGAACTGGAACACCGTCAACCCGTCCTATACCGGCAAACAGTACTGGAACGGCAAGACGCATGATCGTAAGGCCTCAGATGTCCTCTATGAACGGGAAAACTATTATCACAAACCGATTGTGAACCTGAACTGGTACTCCAAGCTCAGTGAAAAAGCGGGCCTCTATTCTGTGGCCTATTATGCCGGCGGCCGCGGCGGCGGCTCGGGCACTTATGGGTCGGTGACCAGCGATAAAACCAAATTCCCCAATCCCCGAGATTGGAACGCGACCATCGCCAAGAACCAGGCCAGCACCACCGGCGCGTTGGGCGTGCTGCGCAACAGCACCAACAATCAGGATGCTTTCGGTGCCATTTCCAAACTCAACTACGAGTTCAGCAAAAATCTCAAGAGCGCGATCGGCGTCGATTGGCGTACTGCGTCCATCGACCATTTCCGCGAAATCCGCGATATGCTCGGCGGCGCCTATTATGTCGATCTCAAGGCAGATAAGGTCAGTCCGCGCAGCGACTTTTGGAC
The window above is part of the bacterium genome. Proteins encoded here:
- a CDS encoding TonB-dependent receptor translates to MKKIFKVAGALCLLFIFAAGSYAQTGKIVGRVIDATMKQEMIGANVQVTGTTLGAVTDVRGNYTITGVPAGSHQLKVTFIGYQTAEGSAAVTSGKTTVVDFALTPTMIITKGISVFADRAKERETPVAFTNIQKQEMVQRLGSRDIPLVLTTAPSVYATSSGGGAGDARMNIRGFDQRNVAIMINGVPINDMENGWVYWSNWDGVSDATSSIQLQRGLSAVNLATPSIGGTMNIITDPTAQSAGIMARQEIGSGGFLKTKVSAASGLLNGKFSVNGTVVRKTGDGIVDATYTDAWAYYLGAAYNVNANNRLELYAMGAPQMHGQNTNKQNIGVFSKNFALDLEGYDPAAADKYVESSSGVKYNQNWNTVNPSYTGKQYWNGKTHDRKASDVLYERENYYHKPIVNLNWYSKLSEKAGLYSVAYYAGGRGGGSGTYGSVTSDKTKFPNPRDWNATIAKNQASTTGALGVLRNSTNNQDAFGAISKLNYEFSKNLKSAIGVDWRTASIDHFREIRDMLGGAYYVDLKADKVSPRSDFWTAEQTQRKLGDKIDYDFTNNVNWVGCFGQVEYTLNKISTYAMAGWSTIKYDHTNHFKKDEAGKELYLESDWIGGAQIKGGASYRATESMDFYANIGHVSKVPIFDNVISDVTSSLAAAPVNEKFFSMEAGVNMRLLTNQLVGKVNLYRTSWMDRAKSYSIIDANGDESIVFVTGMDQLHQGVELELAYQPVKQARVDGTVSLGDWTNTSDVSGYYKDYSGGVETDKSYNFYVDGLKVGDQPQKMLALTASLFPLNGMTLEISARHYRDHFSSWDPFGRTDAADRTQSWRAPNYTLLDLHAAYMLPVQVGRAKMQVFAHCFNLLDELYIQDAVDNSNYSSFGPKTHAADDAEVWMGLPRNFNLGIQVSY